A region of the Blattabacterium cuenoti genome:
CCTATAGTGGATTGTGTCACTACAACTATAGTGCGTAATATTTTATTTTTTCTACAATCTTTCCAAATTGTTTTTCTAGAAAAAAACCATTCAAAATTCAATGATTTTTCATTTAAAATGAAAAATTATCTTCATCTTTTAAAGACTCCTTATCATAATTCAAATTTTTTTCATTTTCATGAGAATTCTCTATAAAACAATTTTCTTTTTCAAAAATATTTTTTTGATAATCTTCCTCCCACATTAAAGAAGAATTTTCCCTTTCTTCAAAATTCATAAATTTTGCTTGATCACTTATAAATTTTAAACGAACCCGATCCAAACCTCCGTTTCTATGTTTAGCTATAATTATTTCTGCTTGACCTATGCAGGAATCCTTTTCCTCTGTATCCCAAGTGTTAAATCCATAATATTCAGGTCTATAAATAAATAAAACGATATCTGCATCTTGCTCAATAGCTCCGGATTCACGCAAATCAGATAGCAATGGCCTTTTACTTCCTCCTCTTATTTCCACTGCTCTAGACAACTGTGATAAGGCTATGATAGGAATATCTAACTCTTTCGCAAGAGATTTTAAACTACGAGAAATTATGGATATTTCTTGTTCTCGATTTCTAAATTTTGAAACAGGATCACTAATTCCCATTAATTGCATATAATCTATCATCACCAATTTTACTCCATGTTGAGAAATTAAACGACGACATTTTGCGCGTAAATTAAATATAGATAAAGATGGAGTATCATCTATAAAAAGTGGAGAAGTTTTCAACTTTTTAGTTTTATAAAACAAATGTTTCCAGTCTATATCAGAAAGATTGGCATTTTTAATTTTTCCGGAAGAAATTCCAGTTTCTGAGGAGATTAATCTCGTGATTAATTGAATAGAAGACATTTCCAATGAAAAAATCACTACAGGAACCTTTTGTTCAATAACAATGTTTCTAACCATAGATAACATAAAAGTTGTTTTTCCCATTCCAGGTCTAGAAGCAAGTATTATCAAATCTGAATTTTGCCATCCAGAAGTCACTTTATCTAATTTTTGAAATCCAGATGAAATTCCACTCAGCCCTTCTTTATTATTTTCTACCTCTTTTATCCTATCAATAGCTTTTCTTATAAGAAATTGAATCGTTTCATACTTTTTTGTTCTTAAATATTTTTGATTTATCTCAAAAAGTTTAGATTCTGCTTTATCTAAAAGTTCGAAAACATCTGTACTATCTTCATAACAATGTTCTATAATATTTGAAGAAATGCTAATCAATTTTCTCAGAATAAATTTTTGTTGCACAATGCGACTATGATATTCTATGTGAGCAGATGAAATAACTTTCTGTGTTAATTTGATTAGATATAACTCTCCTCCTGATTCTTCAAGTTTTTCATTTTTACGAAGTTGATTAGATACAGTATAAATATCTACTGGTTGAGAATTCTGATATAACTGTTGTATGGAACGAAATATTTCTT
Encoded here:
- the dnaB gene encoding replicative DNA helicase; translation: MIKEEDRIHYPSHNFLKNGKLPPQALDLEEAIIGSVMIDKKGLDEIIDILFPEVFYKKEHQEIFRSIQQLYQNSQPVDIYTVSNQLRKNEKLEESGGELYLIKLTQKVISSAHIEYHSRIVQQKFILRKLISISSNIIEHCYEDSTDVFELLDKAESKLFEINQKYLRTKKYETIQFLIRKAIDRIKEVENNKEGLSGISSGFQKLDKVTSGWQNSDLIILASRPGMGKTTFMLSMVRNIVIEQKVPVVIFSLEMSSIQLITRLISSETGISSGKIKNANLSDIDWKHLFYKTKKLKTSPLFIDDTPSLSIFNLRAKCRRLISQHGVKLVMIDYMQLMGISDPVSKFRNREQEISIISRSLKSLAKELDIPIIALSQLSRAVEIRGGSKRPLLSDLRESGAIEQDADIVLFIYRPEYYGFNTWDTEEKDSCIGQAEIIIAKHRNGGLDRVRLKFISDQAKFMNFEERENSSLMWEEDYQKNIFEKENCFIENSHENEKNLNYDKESLKDEDNFSF